The proteins below come from a single Asanoa ferruginea genomic window:
- a CDS encoding cation acetate symporter, with product MDNPYVVPAIVAVTLVTVGIGFYGLKLARTTSDFLVASRMVSPTWNAAAIGGEYLSAASFLGVAGLILKYGFDVLWYPVGFAAGYLALLLFVAAPLRRSGAFTLPDFCELRLGSRRLRKLATAFVVFIGWLYLVPQLQGAGLTLTTVTGQPYALGALLVGAVVTINVALGGMRAITFVQAFQYWLKLTALLVPAIFLLLHWQADGRPAVAAPDGPVFHSATTVVVEQRATLTLSDGSTMEVRPGERLSFDAGEQVPRVSTVDDTRGPDWLLPGDSDQGLFETYSLILATFLGTMGLPHVLVRFYTNPDGNAARRTTLVVLGLVGLFYLLPTLYGVLGRVYTPQLLMTGRTDAVVVLLPGAALGGGPAGQLLAALVVAGAFAAFLSSSSGLLTSVAGVLSTDVIGRGSVRDFRLATIFAGVAPIVLSLTVESLDVSQVVGLAFAVAASSFCPLLVLGIWWRGLTARGAAAGVLAGGGAAGSAVLLTVLGPPLSGWPAALVSQPAAWTVPLAFAVMVAVSLASRKRIPADVGAVMLRLHAPESVLASPTRR from the coding sequence GTGGACAACCCCTACGTCGTTCCCGCCATCGTGGCGGTCACCCTGGTGACCGTCGGCATCGGCTTCTACGGCCTCAAGCTGGCCCGCACCACCTCCGACTTCCTGGTCGCGTCCCGGATGGTCAGCCCGACCTGGAACGCGGCCGCGATCGGCGGCGAATACCTGTCGGCGGCCTCGTTCCTCGGGGTGGCCGGCCTGATCCTCAAATACGGCTTCGACGTGCTCTGGTATCCGGTCGGCTTCGCCGCCGGCTATCTCGCGCTGCTGCTCTTCGTCGCCGCGCCGTTGCGCCGCTCGGGCGCGTTCACTCTGCCCGACTTCTGCGAGCTGCGGCTCGGCTCGCGCCGGCTGCGCAAGCTGGCGACCGCGTTCGTCGTGTTCATCGGCTGGCTCTACCTGGTGCCGCAACTCCAGGGCGCCGGGCTGACCCTGACCACGGTCACCGGCCAGCCCTACGCGCTCGGTGCCCTGCTCGTCGGTGCCGTGGTCACGATCAACGTCGCGCTCGGCGGCATGCGGGCGATCACCTTCGTGCAGGCGTTCCAATACTGGCTCAAGCTGACCGCGCTGCTGGTGCCCGCGATCTTCCTGCTGCTGCACTGGCAGGCCGACGGGCGCCCGGCGGTCGCCGCCCCGGACGGGCCGGTCTTCCACAGCGCCACCACCGTCGTGGTCGAGCAACGCGCGACGCTGACCCTTTCCGACGGGTCCACGATGGAGGTGCGCCCCGGCGAGCGGCTCTCCTTCGACGCCGGCGAGCAGGTGCCCCGCGTCTCCACCGTCGACGACACCCGCGGGCCCGACTGGCTGCTGCCCGGCGACAGCGACCAGGGCCTGTTCGAGACCTACTCGCTGATCCTGGCGACCTTCCTCGGCACCATGGGTTTACCCCACGTGCTGGTGCGCTTCTATACCAACCCAGACGGCAACGCGGCCAGGCGTACGACATTGGTGGTGCTCGGTCTGGTCGGGCTCTTCTATCTGTTGCCCACCCTCTATGGCGTGCTGGGCCGGGTCTACACGCCACAACTGCTGATGACCGGGCGCACCGATGCCGTCGTCGTGCTGCTGCCCGGCGCCGCCCTCGGCGGCGGACCGGCCGGCCAACTGCTCGCCGCACTGGTGGTGGCCGGCGCGTTCGCCGCGTTCCTGTCCAGCTCGTCGGGGCTGCTCACCAGCGTCGCGGGCGTGCTCTCCACCGACGTGATCGGCCGCGGCTCGGTGCGCGACTTCCGGCTCGCCACGATCTTCGCCGGGGTCGCGCCGATCGTGCTGTCGCTGACCGTCGAGAGCCTCGACGTATCCCAGGTGGTCGGTCTGGCGTTCGCGGTCGCCGCGTCGAGTTTCTGCCCGTTGCTCGTGCTCGGCATCTGGTGGCGCGGGCTGACCGCGCGCGGCGCCGCGGCCGGTGTGCTGGCCGGTGGTGGCGCGGCCGGGTCGGCGGTGCTGCTGACCGTGCTCGGCCCGCCGCTGTCGGGCTGGCCGGCGGCGCTGGTCAGTCAGCCGGCGGCGTGGACGGTGCCGCTCGCGTTCGCGGTCATGGTCGCCGTGTCGCTGGCCAGCCGCAAACGGATCCCCGCCGACGTCGGCGCGGTGATGCTCCGCCTGCACGCGCCGGAAAGCGTGCTCGCCAGCCCCACACGACGGTGA
- a CDS encoding carboxypeptidase-like regulatory domain-containing protein → MRRVRATAALAVAILAGTVAGWATPAQAAGTGVITGRITASDGTPAADIWVSVLDYEEWGDPVAYTTTAADGTYRIGGLNTDSYIVSMSGGDHPTQYFDGKTDISEADEVHVTTGQTTTVNQQLVATGVLTGRLVTATGEPLVMSWVDISDEDGIASYGASTDDNGEYRAAVPPGTYQLSFTPIEDSYQRQYVPGQLSSETAGRFVVAAGQETRADDTVLEIGSLSGRLTNDDGTPVSDANVDAQPYQTYGGPGSTTTDANGEFSFPKLLVGTYTVQFNAGNRYQYFDGATEQEDAARVTVSAGHDTRVTESMLPTGSIRVRAYDAISGAIIRDFCAEDFCSDGTGQVLMTDQLVGLRHVGVWANGNYLDRDTTVTVRANQTADLIVRLVPGAKITTTVVDKATGKALANVCLTAYKPAQVYLQDGFGDNCSDAAGKVTLTRLTAGDYRLFAEPRDKAYGRQWVTANGGAGDERLAATVKTTAGKTTTAPAVKIDRAGSIRGRVTDAATGNPLSASIALFTQNPGLGAPETRTDADGRFQVDGLGPYRWPLKYASFGYATTWTGGAVSRYAATGTQVTAGAVATADLALTHGVTVRGSVVSHGTLDGWGRISVFNTVTGDYTGTSDFQGNAYELHLLPDQEIRYDYDLRIDGDYVSSDKAKLAPATPGGPPRYSVAVPAGGLTVDVLVD, encoded by the coding sequence ATGAGACGAGTTCGCGCCACGGCCGCCCTTGCCGTGGCCATCCTGGCCGGGACCGTGGCCGGGTGGGCGACGCCCGCACAGGCGGCCGGCACCGGTGTCATCACCGGCCGGATCACGGCAAGCGACGGCACGCCGGCCGCCGACATCTGGGTGTCGGTGCTCGACTACGAGGAGTGGGGCGACCCGGTCGCCTACACCACCACGGCCGCCGACGGCACCTACCGCATCGGCGGGCTCAACACCGACAGCTACATCGTGTCGATGTCCGGCGGCGACCACCCGACCCAATACTTCGACGGCAAGACCGACATCAGCGAAGCCGACGAGGTACACGTCACGACCGGCCAGACCACCACGGTCAACCAGCAACTCGTCGCGACCGGTGTGCTGACCGGCCGCCTGGTCACGGCGACGGGCGAACCGCTCGTGATGAGCTGGGTCGACATCAGCGACGAAGACGGCATCGCGTCCTATGGCGCGTCCACCGACGACAACGGCGAATACCGGGCGGCGGTGCCCCCCGGCACCTACCAGCTCTCGTTCACGCCGATCGAAGACAGCTACCAGCGCCAATACGTCCCGGGGCAGCTCAGCTCCGAGACCGCGGGCCGATTCGTCGTGGCCGCGGGCCAGGAGACCCGGGCCGACGACACGGTGCTGGAGATCGGGAGCCTGAGCGGACGGCTCACCAACGACGACGGCACGCCGGTCAGCGATGCCAACGTCGACGCGCAGCCCTACCAGACCTACGGAGGCCCCGGCAGCACGACGACCGACGCCAACGGCGAGTTCTCCTTCCCGAAATTGCTGGTCGGGACCTACACGGTCCAGTTCAACGCGGGCAACCGCTACCAGTACTTCGACGGCGCGACCGAGCAGGAGGACGCCGCTCGGGTCACCGTCAGCGCGGGCCACGACACCCGGGTCACCGAGAGCATGCTCCCGACGGGCAGCATCCGGGTGCGCGCCTACGACGCGATCAGCGGCGCCATCATCCGCGACTTCTGCGCCGAAGACTTCTGCAGCGACGGCACCGGCCAGGTGCTGATGACCGACCAACTCGTCGGGCTGCGCCACGTCGGCGTGTGGGCGAACGGCAACTACCTCGACCGCGACACCACCGTCACGGTGCGGGCCAACCAGACCGCCGACCTCATCGTGCGGCTGGTGCCCGGCGCGAAGATCACCACAACGGTCGTCGACAAGGCCACCGGCAAGGCACTGGCCAACGTCTGCCTGACCGCCTACAAGCCGGCGCAGGTCTATCTGCAGGACGGCTTCGGCGACAACTGCTCCGACGCGGCAGGCAAGGTGACGCTGACCCGGCTCACGGCGGGCGACTACCGCCTGTTCGCCGAACCCCGTGACAAGGCCTACGGGCGGCAGTGGGTGACCGCCAACGGTGGCGCCGGCGACGAACGGCTGGCCGCCACGGTCAAGACCACGGCCGGCAAGACCACGACGGCTCCCGCGGTGAAGATCGACCGGGCCGGGTCGATCCGCGGCCGGGTCACCGACGCCGCGACCGGCAACCCACTCTCCGCCAGCATCGCCCTGTTCACCCAGAACCCCGGACTGGGTGCCCCCGAGACCCGGACCGACGCCGACGGCCGGTTCCAGGTCGACGGCCTCGGCCCTTACCGGTGGCCGCTGAAGTACGCCAGCTTCGGCTACGCGACCACCTGGACCGGCGGCGCGGTCAGCCGCTACGCCGCCACCGGCACGCAGGTGACCGCCGGCGCGGTGGCCACCGCCGACCTCGCGCTGACCCACGGCGTGACCGTGCGCGGCAGCGTGGTCAGCCACGGCACGCTGGACGGCTGGGGACGGATCAGCGTCTTCAACACCGTCACCGGTGACTACACGGGCACGAGCGACTTCCAGGGCAACGCGTACGAGTTGCACCTGCTGCCCGACCAGGAGATCCGCTACGACTACGACCTGCGGATCGACGGCGATTACGTCAGCTCCGACAAGGCGAAGCTGGCGCCGGCGACCCCGGGCGGCCCGCCGCGCTACTCGGTGGCCGTCCCGGCCGGCGGTCTGACCGTCGACGTGCTGGTCGACTAA
- a CDS encoding RNA polymerase sigma factor, producing the protein METVVRVAKPGVSASFDEFYAANVHRLMLQLYAYTADVGAAQDAVQEAFTRAWARWDRVADYDEPAAWVRRVALNVANNRWRRVRAARAHAGYHREEVVAEPSPDRVALARALRSLPEKHRRAIVLFHIADLAIAEIAAQEGVAEGTVKAWLHRGRTALATLLTEDEEGHHD; encoded by the coding sequence ATGGAGACAGTTGTGCGGGTGGCTAAGCCCGGGGTGAGCGCATCGTTCGACGAGTTCTACGCCGCGAACGTCCACCGCCTGATGCTCCAGTTGTACGCGTACACCGCCGACGTCGGCGCGGCGCAGGACGCGGTCCAGGAGGCCTTCACCCGTGCCTGGGCCCGCTGGGACCGGGTTGCCGACTACGACGAGCCGGCCGCCTGGGTCCGGCGGGTCGCGTTGAACGTTGCCAACAACCGCTGGCGCCGGGTCCGCGCGGCCCGGGCGCACGCCGGCTACCACCGCGAGGAGGTGGTGGCCGAGCCGAGCCCGGACCGGGTCGCGCTGGCCCGTGCGCTGCGCTCGCTGCCGGAGAAGCATCGCCGGGCCATCGTGCTGTTCCACATCGCCGACCTCGCGATCGCCGAGATCGCCGCGCAGGAGGGCGTCGCCGAAGGCACGGTCAAGGCCTGGCTGCACCGCGGCCGGACCGCACTCGCCACATTGCTGACCGAAGACGAGGAGGGGCACCATGACTGA
- a CDS encoding ABC transporter permease, whose translation MALTTAVASTPRPVTARHFAKLKLRITGNSFRGRPWRVALFAVGIVIGLCYAAAGFLLSALPGIAGSADAALLVAAGGGGVVALAWTLLPLVFFGVDETIDPSRFALLPLPRRTLVTGLLTAALIGVPAAATLIATAGLVLSAGALSGVAAALVEAVGVVLGLVFCVAVSRAVTSAFANLLRSRRTRDLAAVLLAVTAALIGPLQVVLNRATTDTDWRRFLPAAEIAGWTPFGAPYTAGFEVASGRWWAALLKIVISVVAIVVLMWWWSRTLESAMVGTVSAGPAAKQVRAGAPVAQLFPGVLWWARRGPLGAVLAREVRYWWRDARRRANLITFAVAALFVSAMVNFGSAIWGTEPASDVQASTVSFTLSMIFVGTLGAVTLANQFGYDGTAYAADVVAGVPGRVQIAGRAGAFSIYVLPLVVLIAVLVGLLVGEPGWIPLGLGTLIATFGCGLALNSLLSVVGAYALPETSNPFALNTGAGLARGLLSTVAILATVVLAAPMLIATLLAGDLWLWLALPIGLLYGLGAARLGSVVAGDVLDRRMPELLLTITPRR comes from the coding sequence GTGGCTCTGACCACCGCCGTGGCCAGCACGCCGCGGCCGGTGACCGCGCGCCACTTCGCCAAGCTCAAGCTCCGCATCACCGGCAACAGCTTCCGTGGCCGGCCGTGGCGGGTCGCGCTGTTCGCGGTCGGCATCGTGATCGGCCTCTGCTACGCGGCGGCCGGTTTCCTGCTCAGCGCGCTGCCCGGAATCGCCGGCTCGGCCGACGCCGCGCTGCTGGTGGCCGCCGGTGGCGGCGGCGTGGTCGCGCTGGCCTGGACCCTGCTGCCGCTGGTGTTCTTCGGCGTCGACGAGACGATCGACCCGTCCCGCTTCGCGCTGCTGCCGTTGCCGCGCCGCACGCTGGTGACCGGGCTGCTGACCGCCGCCCTGATCGGCGTGCCGGCGGCGGCCACGCTGATCGCGACCGCCGGCCTGGTGCTGTCCGCGGGGGCGCTCAGCGGCGTGGCCGCCGCGCTCGTCGAGGCCGTCGGCGTCGTTCTCGGCCTGGTCTTCTGCGTCGCGGTGAGCCGGGCGGTGACCAGCGCGTTCGCCAACCTGCTGCGCTCCCGGCGGACCCGCGACCTGGCCGCCGTGCTGCTCGCCGTCACCGCCGCGCTGATCGGTCCCCTCCAGGTCGTGCTCAACCGGGCGACCACCGACACCGACTGGCGGCGGTTCCTGCCGGCGGCTGAGATCGCCGGTTGGACGCCGTTCGGTGCGCCCTACACCGCCGGCTTCGAGGTGGCGTCCGGCCGCTGGTGGGCGGCCCTGCTGAAGATCGTGATCAGCGTGGTCGCGATCGTCGTGCTGATGTGGTGGTGGTCGCGCACGCTCGAGTCGGCGATGGTCGGCACGGTCAGCGCCGGGCCGGCCGCCAAGCAGGTCCGCGCCGGCGCGCCGGTCGCGCAACTCTTCCCGGGCGTGCTGTGGTGGGCCCGGCGCGGCCCGCTCGGCGCCGTCCTCGCCCGCGAGGTGCGTTACTGGTGGCGCGACGCCCGCCGCCGGGCCAACCTGATCACCTTCGCGGTCGCCGCACTGTTCGTCTCGGCGATGGTCAACTTCGGCAGCGCCATCTGGGGTACGGAACCCGCCAGCGACGTGCAGGCGTCCACCGTCAGCTTCACGCTCTCGATGATCTTCGTAGGCACGCTGGGTGCGGTCACCCTGGCCAACCAGTTCGGCTACGACGGCACCGCCTACGCCGCTGACGTGGTCGCCGGTGTGCCCGGCCGGGTCCAGATCGCCGGGCGCGCGGGCGCGTTCTCCATCTACGTACTCCCGTTGGTGGTCTTGATCGCCGTGCTCGTCGGGCTGCTCGTCGGCGAGCCGGGCTGGATCCCGCTCGGGCTGGGCACCCTGATCGCGACGTTCGGCTGCGGCCTGGCCCTCAACTCGCTGCTGTCGGTGGTCGGCGCCTACGCGCTGCCGGAGACGTCCAACCCGTTCGCCCTCAACACCGGAGCGGGCCTGGCCCGCGGCCTGTTGAGCACGGTCGCGATCCTGGCCACCGTCGTGCTCGCGGCGCCGATGCTGATCGCCACGCTGCTCGCCGGCGACCTCTGGCTCTGGCTCGCGCTGCCGATCGGCCTGCTCTACGGCCTCGGCGCGGCAAGGCTCGGCAGCGTGGTGGCCGGCGACGTGCTCGACCGGCGGATGCCCGAACTGCTCCTGACGATCACCCCCCGGCGATGA
- a CDS encoding sensor histidine kinase, whose translation MKDLLTRGLDLLPRPLDPVRSIKLKLAFLLLASAAAGLAYFWYAIRWIPYITSATALLVGLLTSQVLAHGMTSPLREMTAAVRAMRRGDYSRRVRATSRDEVGELAEAFNQMAADLAAADRQRRELIANVSHELRTPITALQGVLENVVDGVADPHPATMRTALHQTERLGRLVAELLDLSRLDAGVQPMHPVLLDVADFLDEVAGEAAVTASGAGHDIKLAVTPPATPVTVHADPARLHQVLANLLDNATRHSPPGGTVSITGRVDDDRVVFEVGDEGPGIPPAQRESVFDRFTRGDRAVGGGTGLGLAIAQWVVLLHGGAIRVVDPPNGVGCLVRVSLPRLVANPTPAAVAA comes from the coding sequence GTGAAAGACCTGCTGACCCGCGGCCTCGATCTGCTACCCCGGCCGCTCGACCCGGTCCGGTCGATCAAGCTGAAGCTGGCCTTCCTGCTGCTCGCCTCCGCGGCCGCCGGGCTCGCCTACTTCTGGTACGCCATCCGCTGGATCCCCTACATCACCTCCGCGACGGCGCTGCTGGTCGGCCTGCTCACCTCGCAGGTCCTGGCGCACGGGATGACCTCGCCGCTGCGCGAGATGACCGCCGCCGTCCGGGCGATGCGCCGCGGCGACTACAGCCGGCGGGTGCGCGCCACCTCCCGCGACGAGGTCGGCGAGCTGGCCGAGGCGTTCAACCAGATGGCCGCCGACCTGGCCGCTGCCGACCGGCAGCGACGCGAGCTGATCGCCAACGTGTCGCACGAGCTGCGTACCCCCATCACGGCTTTGCAGGGTGTTTTGGAGAACGTCGTCGATGGCGTCGCCGACCCGCATCCCGCCACGATGCGCACCGCGCTGCACCAGACCGAACGGCTCGGACGGCTGGTCGCCGAGTTGCTCGACCTGTCCCGGCTCGACGCCGGGGTGCAGCCGATGCACCCGGTGCTGCTCGACGTCGCCGACTTCCTCGACGAGGTGGCCGGCGAGGCCGCGGTCACCGCGAGCGGCGCCGGGCACGACATCAAGCTGGCGGTGACCCCGCCGGCCACGCCGGTGACCGTGCACGCCGACCCGGCCCGGCTGCACCAGGTGCTGGCCAACCTGCTCGACAACGCGACCCGGCACAGCCCACCCGGCGGCACCGTGTCGATCACCGGCCGGGTCGACGACGACCGGGTGGTGTTCGAGGTGGGCGACGAGGGCCCCGGCATCCCGCCGGCCCAGCGCGAGTCGGTCTTCGACCGCTTCACCCGCGGCGACCGCGCGGTCGGCGGCGGGACAGGCCTGGGCCTGGCGATCGCCCAGTGGGTGGTGCTGCTGCACGGCGGCGCGATCCGGGTCGTCGATCCACCGAACGGGGTCGGCTGCCTGGTCCGGGTGTCGCTGCCGCGGCTCGTCGCCAACCCGACCCCGGCGGCGGTGGCCGCATGA
- a CDS encoding flavin reductase family protein, producing the protein MVNPIEPGAQIHGTDPFATPEQARSPIRRFRGRLASPVTLWTAPGPAGFTVSSTLVVDGDPGRLIGILDDESDLWEAVSAAGRFAVAPLTTAHRQLADRFAGLMPAPGGLFRSGEWTETPFGPVPADAGAWAGCRLDSAREFGWGLLVEATIEHVEIVGDAPPLIHYRGRYLAD; encoded by the coding sequence GTGGTGAACCCGATCGAGCCCGGCGCGCAGATCCACGGCACCGACCCCTTCGCCACGCCGGAGCAGGCCCGCTCGCCGATCAGGCGGTTCCGTGGCCGGCTGGCGTCGCCGGTGACGCTGTGGACGGCACCCGGGCCGGCGGGTTTCACCGTCTCGAGCACCCTGGTTGTCGACGGCGACCCGGGCCGGCTGATCGGGATCCTCGACGACGAGTCCGACCTGTGGGAAGCGGTGTCCGCGGCAGGCCGGTTCGCGGTCGCACCGCTCACCACCGCACACCGCCAACTCGCCGATCGCTTCGCCGGGCTGATGCCCGCGCCCGGCGGCCTGTTCCGCAGCGGGGAGTGGACGGAGACGCCGTTCGGCCCGGTGCCCGCCGACGCGGGTGCGTGGGCCGGCTGCCGCCTCGACAGCGCCCGGGAGTTCGGCTGGGGCCTGCTGGTCGAGGCCACCATCGAGCACGTGGAGATCGTCGGCGACGCGCCGCCACTGATCCACTATCGCGGCCGATATCTCGCCGACTGA
- a CDS encoding ABC transporter ATP-binding protein yields the protein MKDDRFALVLRGLAKSFDGKVAVGGVNLDVPAGSFYGLLGPNGAGKTTTLSMAVGLLRPDHGQAWVLGHDVWADPIAAKRLFGVLPDGVRLFDRLSGAELLAYHGLLRGMEPAVVDQRAQELLDVLALADAGNTLVVDYSAGMKKKIGLACALLHAPRLLVLDEPFEAVDPVAGALIRDILQRYVVGGGTVIFSSHVMEVVERLCSHVAILAGGAIKQVGRLDEVRGDRSLEEVFVEVVGGRTATGQELSWL from the coding sequence GTGAAGGACGATCGGTTCGCCCTGGTGCTGCGCGGGTTGGCGAAGAGCTTCGACGGCAAGGTCGCGGTCGGTGGGGTCAACCTCGACGTGCCGGCCGGCTCGTTCTACGGCCTGCTCGGGCCCAACGGCGCCGGCAAGACGACCACGCTGTCGATGGCGGTCGGGCTGCTGCGCCCCGACCACGGGCAGGCGTGGGTGCTCGGGCACGACGTCTGGGCCGACCCGATCGCGGCCAAGCGGCTCTTCGGCGTGCTGCCCGACGGGGTGCGGCTGTTCGACCGGCTCAGCGGCGCCGAGTTGCTGGCCTACCACGGCCTGCTGCGCGGCATGGAGCCCGCGGTGGTCGACCAGCGCGCCCAGGAACTGCTCGACGTGCTCGCGCTCGCCGACGCCGGCAACACCCTCGTCGTCGACTACTCGGCCGGCATGAAGAAGAAGATCGGGCTGGCCTGCGCACTGCTGCACGCGCCACGGCTGCTGGTCCTCGACGAGCCGTTCGAAGCCGTCGACCCGGTCGCGGGCGCGCTGATCCGCGACATCCTCCAGCGCTACGTGGTCGGTGGCGGCACGGTGATCTTCTCCAGTCACGTGATGGAGGTCGTCGAGCGGCTGTGCAGCCACGTCGCGATCCTCGCCGGCGGCGCGATCAAGCAGGTCGGCCGGCTCGACGAGGTGCGCGGCGACCGCAGCCTCGAAGAGGTGTTCGTCGAGGTCGTCGGCGGGCGCACGGCGACCGGTCAGGAGCTGTCGTGGCTCTGA
- a CDS encoding DUF4153 domain-containing protein, which yields MTTPTEPTPTEATAPTAPAPRSAPTERTPETMPTEPTPPTAPTAPTAAAPTAPTTAPTPETMPTEPTSPAAPSAQAPTAATPATAPAEPTSPSAQAPTAATSATAPTEPTSPTAKAPTPATGPARPAATTPPPAKAVPVLKAPPPPPKAPTWAWPGPNRVPGRALLVALLLAAAISATAIPLDRAGIGWLIGSTASIVALAVTRTKVSWRQAAWGAATLALLGVGTVRAAPWLFVLCVLTAAVTGTLALVDPRTLRAIVASFAIPPAAAVRALPWVRAGVQHRSPGSPARAIGVASVSLILLVVFGALFASADETFAAVLDWALPSVSGSTVSRAVLFFPLLFAVLAGAAFTLAGPPTLGRADLPTRFAFRRSDWAIPVALLDLLFAAFVAVQGTVLFGGTRHVLDPGGPTFANYARGGFWQLLAVTGLTLVVVAIGGRWAPRANRADRVAIRVLLGALALLTLVVVASATYRMNVYEQAYGFTRLRVFVTAVELGLGAVFVAVLVAGVKLRGGWLPRGVLAIATVALLGLAVLNPDRFIADRNVDRFAATGRIDLHYLNTLSADAVPALDRLADNDRACALWLAELRLRREHDDWRSFNLARHQARALLAERPAGSCGGYRG from the coding sequence ATGACCACGCCGACCGAACCAACCCCGACCGAGGCGACCGCACCGACAGCACCAGCGCCGCGGAGCGCGCCGACCGAACGGACCCCAGAGACCATGCCGACCGAACCGACCCCGCCGACCGCGCCCACCGCGCCCACCGCGGCGGCACCGACGGCCCCGACAACCGCGCCGACCCCGGAGACCATGCCGACCGAACCGACCTCGCCGGCCGCGCCCTCAGCGCAGGCACCGACCGCCGCGACCCCAGCGACTGCTCCGGCCGAACCGACCTCGCCCTCAGCGCAGGCACCGACCGCCGCGACCTCAGCGACTGCCCCGACCGAACCGACCTCGCCGACTGCGAAGGCACCGACCCCGGCGACCGGACCGGCCCGGCCGGCCGCAACGACCCCGCCACCGGCGAAAGCCGTCCCGGTGCTGAAGGCACCTCCGCCGCCGCCGAAGGCGCCGACCTGGGCTTGGCCTGGTCCCAACCGGGTGCCTGGCCGCGCGCTGCTGGTTGCCCTCCTGCTCGCGGCGGCGATCAGTGCCACCGCCATCCCCCTCGACCGGGCCGGCATCGGTTGGCTGATCGGGTCGACCGCAAGCATCGTTGCCCTGGCAGTCACGAGAACAAAGGTCTCCTGGCGGCAGGCCGCCTGGGGCGCGGCCACCCTCGCCCTGCTCGGCGTCGGCACCGTCCGCGCCGCGCCCTGGCTGTTCGTCCTCTGTGTGCTCACCGCCGCCGTGACCGGGACGCTCGCGCTGGTCGACCCGCGTACCCTCCGGGCGATCGTGGCGTCCTTCGCGATCCCGCCCGCCGCCGCCGTGCGGGCGCTGCCCTGGGTCCGCGCCGGCGTGCAGCACCGCTCACCGGGCAGCCCCGCCCGAGCGATCGGCGTCGCCTCCGTGTCGCTGATCCTGCTGGTCGTGTTCGGCGCCCTGTTCGCCTCCGCCGACGAGACGTTCGCCGCGGTGCTCGACTGGGCACTGCCGTCGGTCAGCGGCAGCACCGTGTCCCGGGCCGTGCTGTTCTTCCCGCTGCTCTTCGCCGTCCTGGCCGGCGCCGCGTTCACCCTCGCCGGGCCGCCAACGCTGGGCCGGGCCGACCTGCCGACCCGGTTCGCGTTCCGGCGGTCCGACTGGGCGATCCCGGTGGCGCTGCTCGACCTGCTGTTCGCCGCGTTCGTCGCGGTGCAGGGCACGGTCCTGTTCGGCGGCACCCGGCACGTGCTCGACCCGGGCGGCCCGACCTTCGCCAACTACGCGCGCGGCGGCTTCTGGCAACTGCTCGCGGTCACCGGCCTGACCCTGGTGGTCGTCGCGATCGGCGGCCGCTGGGCGCCCCGGGCCAACCGGGCCGACCGGGTCGCGATCCGGGTGCTGCTCGGCGCGCTGGCCCTGCTCACGCTCGTCGTGGTGGCCAGCGCGACCTACCGGATGAACGTCTACGAGCAGGCCTACGGTTTCACCCGGCTGCGCGTGTTCGTCACGGCGGTGGAACTCGGGCTCGGCGCGGTCTTCGTCGCGGTGCTGGTCGCCGGCGTCAAGCTGCGCGGCGGGTGGCTGCCCCGCGGGGTGCTGGCGATCGCGACCGTCGCGCTGCTCGGCCTCGCGGTGCTCAACCCCGACCGGTTCATCGCCGACCGCAACGTCGACCGGTTCGCCGCCACCGGCCGGATCGACCTGCACTACCTCAACACGCTCTCGGCCGACGCCGTGCCGGCGCTCGATCGGCTCGCCGACAACGACCGGGCCTGCGCGCTCTGGCTCGCCGAACTCCGGCTCCGCCGGGAGCACGACGACTGGCGGTCGTTCAACCTGGCCCGCCACCAGGCCCGCGCGCTGCTCGCCGAGCGGCCGGCCGGCTCCTGCGGGGGCTACCGCGGCTAG
- a CDS encoding response regulator transcription factor, which produces MRERRILVVEDERTIADSIAVRLRAEGFTVSLAGDGPAAVDAARREPPDLVVLDVMLPGFDGLEVCRRIQADRPVPVLMLTARDDENDMLVGLAVGADDYLTKPFSMRELAARVHALLRRVDRVQSAGPQPIRLGDLEINQAERRVSRAGVEAHLTPTEFDLLVHLAGRPRTVLPRERLLADVWGWGDGAGTRTVDSHIKALRRKLGADLIRTVHGVGYALEVRP; this is translated from the coding sequence ATGAGAGAGCGCCGCATCCTGGTGGTCGAGGACGAACGCACCATCGCCGACTCGATCGCCGTGCGCCTGCGCGCGGAGGGTTTCACGGTGAGTCTGGCCGGCGACGGCCCGGCCGCGGTCGACGCGGCCCGCCGCGAGCCGCCCGACCTGGTGGTGCTCGACGTGATGCTGCCCGGCTTCGACGGCCTCGAGGTGTGCCGGAGGATCCAGGCCGACCGCCCGGTGCCGGTGCTGATGCTCACCGCCCGCGACGACGAGAACGACATGCTCGTCGGCCTCGCGGTCGGCGCCGACGACTACCTCACCAAGCCGTTCTCGATGCGCGAACTCGCCGCACGCGTGCACGCGCTGCTCCGCCGGGTCGATCGGGTCCAATCGGCCGGCCCACAGCCGATCCGGCTCGGCGACCTGGAGATCAACCAGGCCGAGCGCCGCGTCAGCCGGGCCGGCGTCGAGGCACACCTGACCCCGACCGAGTTCGACCTGCTGGTGCACCTGGCCGGCCGGCCCCGCACCGTGCTGCCCCGGGAACGGCTGCTCGCCGACGTCTGGGGTTGGGGCGACGGCGCCGGCACCCGCACCGTCGACAGCCACATCAAGGCACTGCGCCGCAAGCTGGGCGCCGATCTGATCCGCACCGTCCACGGTGTCGGCTACGCGCTGGAGGTACGGCCGTGA